The Myxococcus fulvus region TCCAGAAGGCCACCGAAGCTGTTACTCAGCGAGATGCCGAGGGCTGGTTCATTCATTGTGGCTACCCGGTTCCGTGCGACTGATCACCGCTATGACTGAGCGGCGGCCACGAGGGTCGGCAGCGCCCGAATCCATACCGCCATTGAGTTGCTCCCCACCTGACGCCGAAGGACGGCGACCGCTCACGTCTGGCTCTACCCGTGAGACGAATGGTAATGGGTTGCAAGCACGAGCGTGAGGGAAAGGGCCCCTCGGAACCTCACCCCGGGGTGGTATTCCCATCGGGGCGGGCGTGACCCAGCGTGGGTCTGAAAGGTGTCGCGGATTGCGGCGCCTTGCTCATGGATGGGTTTCATTGCCGAGGTGTGTGATGCCACTGCCGCTCATTCCCGCCGCGTTCCTCCTCGCAGGTCTCATGGGCTACGGCGCCAAGAAGGCCTACGACGGAATCGACAGCATGAAGGACGCCAAGAACATTGGCGAAGAGGCCGAGGCGCGACATCGGGATGCGGTTCAGCGATTGGACGGTGCTCGCGAGGTGCTGCGACAGCAGCTCGATGCCTTGAACGCTCAGCGGGACGGCATCATCACCACGACCTTCCGCCGGCTCTTCGACTTCCTCGAGCAGTTGAGCCAGAAGGCGCGCCTCGAAGCGCTCGAGCGCCTGGGGACGGTCGGCGTGAGCCGGGAGGAGGTCCGACTGTTCGCCGCGCAGTACCTGGAGGCGGGCGGCACGCTCTCGGGCTCGGTGGCGGCGGCCGTCACGGGCGCGGGCGCGAGCGCGCTGACCACAAGCCTGGTCACTACCTTCGCCACCGCGGGAACGGGCGCCGCGATGTCGGGGCTCTCCGGCGCGGCGGCCAACAGCGCCGTGCTGGCGTGGCTGGGAGGCGGCTCGCTCGCCTCGGGAGGACTGGGCGTGGCGGGAGGCACCGTGGTCCTTGGAGGCATCGCGGTGGCCCCCGCCGTGGCCGTGGTCGGCTTCGTCCTCGCCCATCAGGGAGAGAAGGCGAGGACGAAGGCCATCGCCTACGCGGAGGAGGTCGACGGCCAGGTCGCGTGCATCGACGCGGCCATCGCGCTGCTGGCACGGGCGTGCACGCGCGTGGAGGAGCTGAGCGGAGTGCTCGGCGCGCTCGATGAACGCGCGGGCCGGGCCATCGACGCGCTGTGGGAGCTGGGAGGACGGTTCGACGCGGAGGACGATGTCCACCTGGCCCGGTTCGCCACCGCGATGCAGTTGGCGAAGGCCCAGAGCGAGCTGATGCGGATGCCCCTCTTCGCCGACGGCGGAGACCTGAACACCCAACTGGAGACCTTGCTGGAGCAGTCGCGGGGCCTGCTTCAACGGGAGGCGTCATGACGCTGAAGACAGCGCTATCCTTGAAGGACGTGCTGACGGGCATCCAGGTGGTGGCCGACTGCGTGCGCGACATCGAGAAGGAGCGCACGGAGCAGACCCGGCTGCGGGAGCAATCCCGGGTGGATGTCGAGCACATCCACGCCATGCGCGACGTGCTCATGGACTACCTGGACCGAAGCTTCGACGAGCGGCGGGAGAACTTCCGACAGCTCTTCGAGCGTCTGGACGGAGCCATCGCCAGCGACAACGTGGGGATGGCGGCCGCGGTCCTGGAGTCGGTCGTGAAGCTGGCCGACGCCTCGCCCTTCAAGGCGCTGCGGGATGTGGCGGCGACGCGCGCGGCGCTCGGCAAGGAGACGGAGTGGAAGTTCTGAGCGGCGAAGTCCACGCGAGGGAGGCATGCGCGCGGGGGGCCGCCTGCCTGCCCCTGGACCTGTGAGGCCGATGCGTGGGGACTCGGGGTTCTCGGCTGCCTGGAGCGTTCACATGTTGACGCGGAAGCAGCGGATGCGCCGGGTGTGTGGGTTCAGCTCTGGAACGACACGCGTGGGGAGGCCGGGACGATGGACCGCAAACGCCGGGTCAGGGGGTGGGCACTCGGGCTCCTGCTGGCCGTCTGGGGCGTGAGCTGCGAGCGGCAGGAGGACACGGGGGGTGGCGGTGGTGAGGGCCTGCCCTCCGCGAAGAACCGTGAGCTGCGCTCGGCGTTCTGGCGGGACCTGATGGCCTCGCGGGAGAAGGCGCCGGACCCCGAGGCCCTGAAGGGACCGGATGAGCGGGGCGTGGGAGGCTCGGGGCGCGCGGAGCCCACGGGCATCGTGCACGGCCGGGTGACGTGGGTGGGGGACAACGAGCTGCTCGTGCGGGACGGCGCGGGCGTGGAGCAGGACATCGAGGTCGTCCCCGATACGCGGCTGCGGCTGAACGGGAACGTCGTGGGCCTGGCGTCGATGCGTGAAGGCGACGCCGTCAAGGTGGCCTACGACGACGGCCCAGGCGGCTGGGTCGCGCGCGAGGTGGACGTGGAGGTGAGTCCGCCTCGGGACATCTCCACGGAGCGCGAGGGCCGACGCGGGCGCGCATCGGGCGAGCCGCGTGGAGATGACTCCTCCACGCGGCCTCGCTGACGGCGCTCACCCAGGACGCGTCATCCGCTCAGAACGCCGAACCATTCGCGCGCCGTCCGGGAGACGAGCCGCTCGAGGGGTTGAGCTGGTGATGGCGGACGAAGGGAGCGCCGGCCTGGGTGTCGGGCGAGCGATTGATGGAGACGTTGTCCTCGGTGGACGTGTAGCTCGTCTCATCCACGGTGGCTGAGTCCAGTGAACGCAGGAACACGGAGTCGCTGCCGTTGTTGAGCCCGAGCGCCCCGGTCGAGGCGGACACGGTGTTCGGTGTACCGGGCGCCCAGCCGCGATTCCCGCCGAAGACCACGTACGCCTTGCCCGCGGGCACGAGCGTTCCGTTGGAGAAGACATGACGGACGCTGGAGGAATCCGACAAGGTCCACCCGGACAGGTCGATGGGGGACGTGCCGAGGTTGACCAGCTCGATGAACTCGTAATCGGGGTCCGGCGTGGAGGTGCCGTCACCGTTCGGGGTAGAGGGCTCGTTCGCGAGGACCTCGTTGATGATGACCACCGGAGTCGCTGGCGGCGCTCCGCCAAAGGCATAGCGGCTGATGACCGGGTAGTGGTCGCTGACGACGTCGCCGTAGTTGGGAATCCCCGTGGGCCGGACGACTTTCAGCGAGCCAGGGACGAAGGCCCCGGCGACGCTCGCGTTGACGAGCGTGTGGTCGATGGTGTCGGGGTGACTGGTGGTGGTGCTCTCCGAGCGACTCGAAAGGGCCCGGGTGATGAAGGTGTAGTTCGAGTCGCTGGTGAAGTTCTCGAAAGGCGTGGCCAGGGGCACACCGCCGACGGTGGTGATGGACTGGTCCACGTCGTCATTCCAGTCTCCGATGACGAACACGTTCTGGAGCGCCTGCTCATCGAGGTAGTACTTGAGGACGGTGCTCGCATCCCGTCGTCGCCCATGGGAGTACTCGTCGGCGAAGGCCTTCATGTGCAGGACGATGACGGTGAGGGGCGTGGTCGTCCCGCGCAGGGTGAAGTTGACGCGGAGGGGAGGGCGTCCGGCGAAATAGGCTTCGCTCTCCACGAGGATGAGCTCGGCGCTCTGGAAGGTGACGCTGTCGTCGTAGAGGATGGCCGGCTTCTGCTCGCTCGCGGAGTAGTAGCTGCCGGTGTTGGGGACGCGGCTCCAGTCATTGGCGACGAAGCCCTGGTGGTTGGGGAGCTGCGCGAGCACGGTGTCGAAGTCCTGATTGTCCACGACCTCGACGAGCCCCCAGATGTTGGCGCCGGTGCCGCGGAGGATGTCGCGGGCGTGCGAGATCTGCAGGTCGTCGAGCGTGCCGCCAGGAGAGGTGGAGTTCGGAGGGCCCTCGGTGTCCGAGCCGAACCACTCGAGGTTCCAGTGGCCCACGGTGAGCTCGACGCCCGCGGGGAGGATTCTGAGCGGCAGCTCGCGTGAGACGAAGGTGTTCCGCTCGTCAGTCACCACGAACGTGATGTTCGGAGTTCCCGTCGTGGTCGGGGTGCCGGAGAGCGTCCCCGTCGTGGAGAGTGAGAGCCCAGCGGGCAGGGTGCCCTGGGTGCTCCATCGCAGGGGCGCCTTGCCGCCGGACGCGGTGAGGGTGACGGAGTAGGACTGGCCCACGGTGGCGTCGGGCAGGGTCGTGGTCGTCACCGCGAGGGGCGGGTAGATGGTGGTGAGCGAGAGGCTCTTGTCCGCGAAGCGGCCGTTGGCGTCGGTGGCGCGAGCGGTGAAGGTGGTGGGGCTCGCGTTCGTGGTGCCGCTGATGACGCCGGAGGCGGAGAGGCTCAGTCCCGAGGGCAGCGCACCCGTGGCGATGCTCCAGGTGAAGGGCGCCTTGCCGCCAGAGGCGGCGAGCTGGGTCGAGTACGGCTGGCCGAGCGTGGCGGGCGGCAGCAGGTCCGTGGTGACGCTGGGGAGCGCGTAGATGGAGAGGGTGGCCTGCTGTGTGGCGGAGCGGCTGGCGGCGTCGGTGACGCGAAGGGTGACGGTAGCGGAAGCGGCGCTGGTGCCGAGGGTGCCGGTGACGAGTCCGTTGTCCGGTGAGAGGGTGAGCCCCGAGGGCAGCGCACCCGAGGCGATGCTCCAGGTGAAGGGCGCGCGTCCGCCCGCGGCGGTGAGGGCGCTGGAGTACGAGGTGCCCGCGTAGCCGTCGACGAGCGTGCCGCTCAGGGAGAGCGGCGCCTCGACGATGAGCGCGAGGGCGCGGCTGTCGGTGCGTCCATTCGTGTCGGAGACGCGCAGGGTGATTGCGTGGGAGCCCGTGGTCGACGGCGTGCCGCTCAGCGCGCCTTGGGTCGACAGGGAGATGCCCGAGGGGAGCGCACCGGAGGCGAGCGTCCACGACAGGGTGCCCTGGCCGCCCGTGGCGCCGAGAGTGTGTTGATAGGCGATGCCGCGAGTCGCCTCGGGGAGGGTCTGCGTGGTGATGGTGGGCAGCGCGGAGACGGAGACGGAGACGGAGCGCGAGACGGTGCGGTTGTTGGCGTCACTGGCGACGACGTTGAAGGTGAACACGCCGCTCTGCGTGGGCTGACCGTGGAGGAGCCCCTCGCGAGCGAGGGTGATTCCGGGGGGAAGTGGTCCCGTCGTGGTGAAGAGGTACGGGGGCTTGCCCTGGGAGGCCTCGAGGGGGCGGGTGATGTTGTCGCGGACGTAGAGGCTCAGCGCCGGAACGGCGGCGAACGCGGGGGGCAGATAGGTCGAGAGTGAGACCTCACGCGAGTCCGTGGTGCCGGCGGAGTCCGTGACGCGGAGGACGAGCGTGAAGTCGCCCGACGTGGTGGGAGTCCCTTCGAGGTGGCTCGAGTCACGGAGGTTCAGTCCGGGAGGCAGCGTGCCGCTGACGAGTGTCCACGTGTACGGCGCCTTGCCGCCGAGCGCGGTGAGGGCCTGGGCGTAGGTCCTGTCCGTATAGGCATCGGGGAGGTGCGTGGAGGCGATGGTGAGGCCATCGCGGACGGTGAGCTGGAAGGCGGCGGAGGCCGAGTGGCTGTTGGCATCACGGGCCTCGAGCGTGAAGGTCGAGGTGCCGGCGGTGGTGGGCGTGCCGACGAGGGACAGGGCGTCGAGGCGGAGGCCCGCGGGCAGTGAGCCCGAGGCGAGATGGAGGGAGAGGGGAGGGCGGCCACCCGAGGCCGTGAAGGTGAACGCGTAGGGGGCACCGACGACGCCGAGCGACAGGTTCGCGTTGGCGAGTGTCGGTGGGGTGAGGACGGTGAGCTCGAACTGCTTGGAGATGCGAGTGCCGGAGGCGTCCTCGACCTGGAGGGTGGCGGAGAAGGTGCCGACGGCGGTGGGGGTACCGGAGACGAGGCCCTGGTCGGAGATGCTCAAGCCGGAGGGCAGCTCACCGCCGGCGAGGCTCCAGATGAGAGGGGCGGTGCCGCCGGAGGCGACGAGGGGGGAGGCGTACGACTCGCCGAGGTACGCGTCGGGGAGGGAGGTGGTCTGGAGGGAGAGCGGAGTGCCGCCGCCATCGGAAGGGCCGGGGCCCGAGTCGGGCGTGTCAGGCAGCTTCGGTGGGGGGGAGCTGGAGCAGGCTGCGAGGGAGACAATGAGCAGCAGCGAAAGGGCGCGGCGTAACCGCATGGGGACTCCGGTCCGTCGGAGCAGGAAGTTTTGCTCCGTGGTGCAGTCAACACTGTAGTCGCCGGGAATGACATGGATTCAAGGCCGCCCAGGCCCCAGCCAATAAAAAGGCCGCGGCCCCCGAAGGGACCGCGGCCGGGTGTTTCAGGAAGAGAGAATCAGACTACGGATTCGCGACGCCCCACGACGAAGGACCGACCGCCCAGTCCGCCGCCGTGTTGGTGTCCGTCGCGCTGACGCGGCGGATGGTGACCGTGTCCGGCGTCACCTGCGCCGTGGGGATGGTGGCCCAGTCCGCGGAGACCGCCACCGCCGAAGGCGTCGTATCGTAGGTGCAGTTCGCGCCACCGCAGTTCGCGGGCAGCCACTGCCCCGCGGCCTGGAGAGCCTGCAGGTTCGCGGGGAAGCCTCCAGGAGGCGTCGTGAATCCGCTCGCTCGCGCGAACGCGGCCGCGTCCTGAATCGCTCCGGAGGCATCCTTCACCAGCACGAGGCGGTTCGAGAACGTGATGTTCGCAGTGTTGCCCTTGAAGTCCCAGGCGTTGTCGTAGTTCGCCGGCGTCCCGCTCTTGGGGAACTGGTTCTTGGCGGTGGTCTCGCCCACATACGCCGCGGCCTCGCTGAGGTGGACGACGATGATGTCATCCTGGGCCACGGTGACATTCGGGAACGTCAGGAGCGTCGCGGGGGAGTTGATGTCCTGCTGGAGCACGAGCCCGTCCGTGGTTCCGCCCTGGATGACCTGCAGCTCGACCAGGTCCCGGTTGCTTGGACCGTTCGGCTGAACCTCGGTGATGCGCAGCACCGCGACGACGCGGTAGCCCGTGAAGTTCGCCGTGTTGTTCGCGGCGGCGACACCCACGCCCCTCGAGTCCGTCACGGTGTTGGCGACGGTGACCGTGTACGCGGCGCCCGGCGTCTGGTCGGCCGTGGTCACCGCGACCTGGCGTCCCGTCACCTGGGCGCTCGTGGCAGTGAGTCCGTTGGAGAAGGTGAACTGGCTGGCCGCGTCGGTGATGCTGTCCTGGGCGATGTTGCGGTCGAACGTCAGTGTGACCGTCGTGGCCGCAGTGCCCGCAGCGGCGGTCAGCTTGGGAGCCGGGCACTCGCTGATGGTGAAGTCAGACTCGCTGAACGCCGAGGGCTGGGAGTTGTTGTTGAACCGCCACACGGGGCCCACGAGGCGGAACTTGCAGCCGGTGGTGACGTCGAGCGACCGGGCGAGGCCCGTCGGCAGACGTGCCCGCAGGGAGCCCACCGCCGAGGTCTGCCCGGTCGTGGTGAACGTGAAGCCAAGGAAGCCCGCGCCCTGGTCAGAACCATTATCCGCGATGGTGCCGGTGACCGAGATGAGCTCGTACTCGTAGTTGGGCAGACCTTCCGCTGTGGAGAGATCGGCCGCACCGGAGCGGTCGACGACGAGCGAACTCACACCATGTCCCTGGCTGATGCGGGTGAAGTTCGTGACAGTCCTGGCCTCCTTAATCGCGTTGGTGACCACCTTCTCGGTGACGGTCAGGCTGACGCGGTCACCCACGGAGACTTGGCTCAGGGTTGCGGCATCAGTGACCAACATCGCGGGACCATTGGGCTCCGCCTGGAGGAAGAAGCCCACTTGCTCCGTGGCCGCCTGCCCCGGCACAGCAGGCTTGATGAACGTGACGTAGGCACCGTTGACCGCCTGGTTGATGCCCTGGGGATCCGCGCTCAGGAACGCCGTAATCTGGTCGCTGGTCTCGGCCGCCGTCGGGCCCGGAGCCGTCTCGCACGCGTTGGTCGTCGTGTTGCAGACCTGGCTCGCCGCACACTGCGAGTTCGTCAGACACTGCACGCACGCCGTGCGGTTGTTGCAGACCGGCTTCGTCGGATCCACACCCGCGCACTGCGCGTCGGTGACGCAGACTTCGCACTGGCCACGGCCGTTGTTGCCCGTCGTGTCGCAGAAGTCACGGGCGCTGTCCGGCACGCCGGCGCACTGCTCGTTCGTCGTGCAGCCGCACAGGTAGTTCGCGTTGCAGGCCGGCTTGGTCGCATCACAGTGAGCCGTCTGGTCTGCGGTGCACTCGACGCACGCCGTCGGCGTGGTGTCCGTGCGGCAGACCGGGGTCGACGGGTCACACGAGGCGTTGTCCGCGCAGCCCTCGCAGGCCGTGCCCGTGGCGTTGCACGTCTGCTCACCCTGGCAACCCTGGGTGGCGTTGCACACCTTGCACTCACCCGCGCCGTTGTTGGCCGCCGTGTCGCAGATGTTGGTGGGAGAGGAGCAGCCCAGGTCGGGGCTCGTCGCCGAGTCCATGCAGACCTTGCACGCGCCCGCGCCGTTGTTGGCCGCCGCGTCGCAGATGGGCGCCGTGGCCGAGCAGCCGTTGTCCTGGCCGTTGCCCGTCGCGGAGTCCGTGCACGCCTTGCAGACGCCCACGCCATTGTTGCCAGCAGGGTCGCAGACCGGCGTCTCGGCGGAGCAGCCGGTGTCCTGGCCGCTGCCCGTGGCCGTGTCACGGCACGCCGTGCACACACCCTTGCCGCTCGCGCCCGTGGGGTCGCAGATGGGCGTCGTGGCGGAGCAGCCCTCGTCGGTGCCCGTGCCCGTGGCGGTGTCGCGGCAGGTCTTGCACACGCCCGTGCCGGAGCTGATGTCGCAAATCTCACCCGTGGCGCAAGCCGGGCTGCACGTCACGCCCGCGTCCGGCGTGCCCGAGTCCGGGGTACCGGAGTCCGGCGTGCCCGAGTCTGGGGTACCGGAGTCCGGCGTGCCCGCATCCGGGTCCGGCGGCTGGGTGACGGGCTCCTGCTTGCAGGTGCCATCGTCACAGACCCACTCATTGCCCTGGCTCGGCTGGCCATTGTCGGCGCGACAGTCAAACTGGTCGACGCACTCATCTCCACAGCCCGTGCCCAGCGTGACGAACACGGCGGTCATGAGAGCTGGAAGCCAATTTCGCTTCAGCATGCGGTCCCCTCCATTGGGATGCGGCAGGTAGTAGCCCCGCCCCCTTACACCCGAACCCGGAGAGGGTCCATTGCGGGGCCCGCGTGACACCGCCATGTCACGCAGGATTCCCTTGAAAAGTCAGGCTTTCACGGAGTCTTGCGGGGTGTCTGGCCGCGTTGACCCGCGTACAGGTCGATGACCTGTGAAATCGCGCTCTGACACACCGCGCAGAAGGGCACGCGGTCCCGGGTGAACATGACGCAGTCGAGCTGGGGTCGGTAATACCCCCGCGCCTCGTAGTTCGCTCCCTCGAAGGCGCCCACCTTGCCCGAGTACTTCTGGGAGGACAGGAACTTCTCCTCCCAGTCGCGCTGGACGATGAAGAGCGAGTCCATCTCCGACTCCGGCTTGCGCTGCGCGCGGACCTGCCGGCGGCGCTTCTGGATGTCGTTGGAGTGGTTCTCGTAGGCCTCCTTGCCCCACGGGGTGGGCAAGGGTGTCCCAGTCGTCACCAGGTGCTTCCACTTGAGCTGCTCAGGGTCCTTGAGCGCGGTGACGTTCTTCTCCCACGGCTCCAGGCGGTCCTCGCTGGGTACGTAGACGGACTCGGAGGTGTAGTACTCGTCGGCGAGCCCCGCGAAGTGGTGGCCGAACTCGTGGACGAAGACGTAGGGCGCCCACAGGCTGTCGGACGCCACCGTGCCGTAGAGGCCGAAGATGCCTCCGCCGCCGTAGGTGTTGCCGTTGGACAGGATTTCCACGAACTCGTAGGGCGCGAAGGCGGACAGCTCGCGGAACGCTTTGTTGTCGAAGGTGAGCACGTAGCGCTCGCTGCCGAACGCGTCATACGTGGTGCCCACGGGCGAGCGCTTGTGGACGCCGGTGGATGGGCGGGAGATGCCGGACTGCGTGGCGGGGGGGACGAGCCCCCAGACGTTGAAGTCGGCCTTGCGCTCCTTGAAGGGCGAGAAGGTGAAGAGGATGTCCACCATCCGCTTGGCGTCCTTCTCGAACTTGCCGCGCTCGGCCTGGGTGTAGCCGTCGCCGAGGATGAGCAGGTCGACCTTCTGCTCCGGCGGCCCGTTCTCCATGAGCTTCAGGAGCGGGCCCGGCGCGGGAGGCGAGGACGGGTCCACGAACATGCCCTTGGGGTCGACGACGAGCGACCACACCTCGCGGAAGGCGTTCTGTGCGTCGCGCTTCTTCACAAGGACCTGCACGGGGCGCTCGGGCGTGGGGAAGCGCAGGGATTCGTGGAAGGTGCGGTTCTCGCTCTTCGCGTCGGTGGTCAGCTCCCACTCGCCATAGATGGAGGCGAAGCCGCGGGAGAAGAGGAGTTGGTTCGTTTCACGGTCCCTCACCTCGTAGAGGTACTTGCCGAGGTTGGTGTCATCGATGGTGCGCTGGGGATGTCCCGGCCAGGGCAGCGGCTCGATGACG contains the following coding sequences:
- a CDS encoding putative Ig domain-containing protein — protein: MRLRRALSLLLIVSLAACSSSPPPKLPDTPDSGPGPSDGGGTPLSLQTTSLPDAYLGESYASPLVASGGTAPLIWSLAGGELPSGLSISDQGLVSGTPTAVGTFSATLQVEDASGTRISKQFELTVLTPPTLANANLSLGVVGAPYAFTFTASGGRPPLSLHLASGSLPAGLRLDALSLVGTPTTAGTSTFTLEARDANSHSASAAFQLTVRDGLTIASTHLPDAYTDRTYAQALTALGGKAPYTWTLVSGTLPPGLNLRDSSHLEGTPTTSGDFTLVLRVTDSAGTTDSREVSLSTYLPPAFAAVPALSLYVRDNITRPLEASQGKPPYLFTTTGPLPPGITLAREGLLHGQPTQSGVFTFNVVASDANNRTVSRSVSVSVSALPTITTQTLPEATRGIAYQHTLGATGGQGTLSWTLASGALPSGISLSTQGALSGTPSTTGSHAITLRVSDTNGRTDSRALALIVEAPLSLSGTLVDGYAGTSYSSALTAAGGRAPFTWSIASGALPSGLTLSPDNGLVTGTLGTSAASATVTLRVTDAASRSATQQATLSIYALPSVTTDLLPPATLGQPYSTQLAASGGKAPFTWSIATGALPSGLSLSASGVISGTTNASPTTFTARATDANGRFADKSLSLTTIYPPLAVTTTTLPDATVGQSYSVTLTASGGKAPLRWSTQGTLPAGLSLSTTGTLSGTPTTTGTPNITFVVTDERNTFVSRELPLRILPAGVELTVGHWNLEWFGSDTEGPPNSTSPGGTLDDLQISHARDILRGTGANIWGLVEVVDNQDFDTVLAQLPNHQGFVANDWSRVPNTGSYYSASEQKPAILYDDSVTFQSAELILVESEAYFAGRPPLRVNFTLRGTTTPLTVIVLHMKAFADEYSHGRRRDASTVLKYYLDEQALQNVFVIGDWNDDVDQSITTVGGVPLATPFENFTSDSNYTFITRALSSRSESTTTSHPDTIDHTLVNASVAGAFVPGSLKVVRPTGIPNYGDVVSDHYPVISRYAFGGAPPATPVVIINEVLANEPSTPNGDGTSTPDPDYEFIELVNLGTSPIDLSGWTLSDSSSVRHVFSNGTLVPAGKAYVVFGGNRGWAPGTPNTVSASTGALGLNNGSDSVFLRSLDSATVDETSYTSTEDNVSINRSPDTQAGAPFVRHHQLNPSSGSSPGRRANGSAF
- a CDS encoding IgA Peptidase M64, which translates into the protein MTRALLALLLLVTSASAAAPRTLRVDYFHTGNATEERFSLDKVVIEPLPWPGHPQRTIDDTNLGKYLYEVRDRETNQLLFSRGFASIYGEWELTTDAKSENRTFHESLRFPTPERPVQVLVKKRDAQNAFREVWSLVVDPKGMFVDPSSPPAPGPLLKLMENGPPEQKVDLLILGDGYTQAERGKFEKDAKRMVDILFTFSPFKERKADFNVWGLVPPATQSGISRPSTGVHKRSPVGTTYDAFGSERYVLTFDNKAFRELSAFAPYEFVEILSNGNTYGGGGIFGLYGTVASDSLWAPYVFVHEFGHHFAGLADEYYTSESVYVPSEDRLEPWEKNVTALKDPEQLKWKHLVTTGTPLPTPWGKEAYENHSNDIQKRRRQVRAQRKPESEMDSLFIVQRDWEEKFLSSQKYSGKVGAFEGANYEARGYYRPQLDCVMFTRDRVPFCAVCQSAISQVIDLYAGQRGQTPRKTP
- a CDS encoding Ig-like domain-containing protein, giving the protein MLKRNWLPALMTAVFVTLGTGCGDECVDQFDCRADNGQPSQGNEWVCDDGTCKQEPVTQPPDPDAGTPDSGTPDSGTPDSGTPDSGTPDAGVTCSPACATGEICDISSGTGVCKTCRDTATGTGTDEGCSATTPICDPTGASGKGVCTACRDTATGSGQDTGCSAETPVCDPAGNNGVGVCKACTDSATGNGQDNGCSATAPICDAAANNGAGACKVCMDSATSPDLGCSSPTNICDTAANNGAGECKVCNATQGCQGEQTCNATGTACEGCADNASCDPSTPVCRTDTTPTACVECTADQTAHCDATKPACNANYLCGCTTNEQCAGVPDSARDFCDTTGNNGRGQCEVCVTDAQCAGVDPTKPVCNNRTACVQCLTNSQCAASQVCNTTTNACETAPGPTAAETSDQITAFLSADPQGINQAVNGAYVTFIKPAVPGQAATEQVGFFLQAEPNGPAMLVTDAATLSQVSVGDRVSLTVTEKVVTNAIKEARTVTNFTRISQGHGVSSLVVDRSGAADLSTAEGLPNYEYELISVTGTIADNGSDQGAGFLGFTFTTTGQTSAVGSLRARLPTGLARSLDVTTGCKFRLVGPVWRFNNNSQPSAFSESDFTISECPAPKLTAAAGTAATTVTLTFDRNIAQDSITDAASQFTFSNGLTATSAQVTGRQVAVTTADQTPGAAYTVTVANTVTDSRGVGVAAANNTANFTGYRVVAVLRITEVQPNGPSNRDLVELQVIQGGTTDGLVLQQDINSPATLLTFPNVTVAQDDIIVVHLSEAAAYVGETTAKNQFPKSGTPANYDNAWDFKGNTANITFSNRLVLVKDASGAIQDAAAFARASGFTTPPGGFPANLQALQAAGQWLPANCGGANCTYDTTPSAVAVSADWATIPTAQVTPDTVTIRRVSATDTNTAADWAVGPSSWGVANP